In the genome of Pongo pygmaeus isolate AG05252 chromosome 9, NHGRI_mPonPyg2-v2.0_pri, whole genome shotgun sequence, one region contains:
- the LOC129007740 gene encoding tripartite motif-containing protein 49D-like — protein MNSRISHVFQRELTCPICMNYFIDPVTIDCGHSFCRPCFYLNWQDIPILTQCFECIMTAQQRNLKTNIRLKKMASLARKASLWLFLSSEEQMCGTHREIKEMFCEVDRSLLCLLCSSSQEHRYHRHCPVEWAAEECREKLLTKMQSLWEKACENQRNLNMETTRISHWKDYVNVRLEAIRAEYQKMPAFHHEEEKHNLEMLKKKGKDIFHQLHLSKAKMAHRMEILRGTYEELMKMCHKPDVELLQAFGDILYRSESVLLHMPQPLNLELRAGPVTGLRDRLNQFRVDITLHHNEANSHIFRCGDLGSICIGCDRQNAPHISATPTSFLAWGAQNFTSGKYYWEVHVGDSWNWAFGVCNKYWKGKNQNGKIYGEEGLFSLGCVNNNSQCSLFTTSPMTLQYVPRPTNQVGLFLDCEARTVSFVDVNQSSPIYTIPNCSFSPPLRPIFCCIHL, from the exons ATGAATTCTAGAATCTCGCATGTCTTCCAGAGGGAACTCACCTGCCCCATCTGCATGAACTACTTCATAGACCCCGTCACCATAGACTGTGGGCACAGCTTTTGCAGGCCCTGTTTCTACCTCAACTGGCAAGACATCCCAATTCTTACTCAGTGCTTTGAATGCATAATGACAGCACAGCAGAGAAACCTCAAAACTAACATTCGATTGAAGAAGATGGCTTCCCTTGCCAGAAAAGCCAGTCTCTGGCTATTCCTGAGCTCTGAGGAGCAAATGTGTGGCACTCACAGGGAGATAAAGGAGATGTTCTGTGAAGTGGACAGGAGCCTGCTCTGTTTGCTGTGCTCCAGCTCTCAGGAGCACCGGTATCACAGACACTGTCCCGTTGAGTGGGCTGCTGAGGAATGCCGG GAGAAGCTTTTAACGAAAATGCAGTCTTTATGGGAAAAAGCTTGTGAAAATCAGAGAAATCTGAACATGGAAACCACCAGAATCAGCCACTGGAAG GATTATGTGAATGTAAGGCTAGAAGCTATTAGAGCTGAGTATCAGAAGATGCCTGCATTTCatcatgaagaagaaaaacataatttggAGATGCtgaaaaagaaggggaaagataTTTTTCATCAACTTCATTTAAGTAAAGCCAAAATGGCTCATAGGATGGAGATTTTAAGAGGAACATATGAGGAACTGATGAAAATGTGCCATAAACCAGATGTGGAGCTACTTCAG gcttTTGGAGACATATTGTACAG GAGTGAGTCCGTGCTGCTGCACATGCCCCAGCCTCTGAATCTAGAGCTCAGGGCAGGGCCCGTCACTGGACTGAGGGACAGGCTCAACCAATTCCGAG tggATATTACTCTGCATCATAATGAAGCCAACAGTCATATCTTCCGATGTGGAGATTTGGGAAGCATTTGTATTGGATGTGACCGTCAAAATGCGCCCCATATCAGTGCAACACCTACAAGTTTTCTTGCATGGGGTGCTCAGAATTTCACCTCCGGCAAATATTACTGGGAGGTCCATGTGGGGGACTCTTGGAATTGGGCTTTTGGTGTCTGTAACAAGTATTGGAAAGGGAAGAATCAGAATGGCAAAATATACGGAGAGGAGGGACTCTTTAGCCTTGGGTGTGTTAATAACAACAGTCAGTGCAGTCTCTTTACCACCTCCCCAATGACACTGCAATATGTCCCAAGACCTACCAACCAAGTAGGTTTATTCCTGGATTGTGAAGCTAGAACTGTGAGCTTTGTTGATGTTAATCAAAGCTCCCCTATATACACCATCCCTAATTGCTCCTTCTCACCTCCTCTCAGGCCTATCTTTTGCTGTATTCACCTCTGA